In the genome of Chloroflexota bacterium, the window TCTTGGCCTTCCTTGAGGGAAGAATAGTCCACACCTTCGAGCTGACTCTGATGAAAGAAGAGGTCTTTCCCTTCCTCAGTTTGGATAAACCCATAGCCCTTGTCTCCAATTAGTTTCTTGATTGTACCCTTCGCCATAGCATAGCCCCTTTCTATCTGCCACTTAGAAGCGGAAGTACCATCAGCAGATTGCCTTCAGTGACATGATACACCCACAACCTCAGCTTGGATACAAAAGAGGGGCCTGACAGCTTGAAGTTCTACAAGTTTCTGTTGTCCAAACGGGTTTATCTTCTAAGCATGGCAGCTTGTAGTCGTAGATTTTGCTCCGATGTATCTGAACTAAATAAGGATGGCTGGTCAGTCAGCAACATGACTCAGACCCCAGAGTCATGTTCACCCCCCCTTCCAATAAGATTGAACTGACTGCCAGCCATTTGGTTGGTAGGCTGCTCTTCCTGTGAATGGATAACCGCAGCCTTCCGTGTTCCAGATCTTGTCTTTCTCCTCCCTCCTTTTGTTTGTTGGGTCTGGTTCCATGCTGATTAGGAGTGAGTATCACATCGCACTACGAATATCGTGGTAAGATTGTACCGCGCCATGCATAGACTTGTCAAGTTTACTATGCACGAGCATAACGTTTGGGGAAAGGTTGATGGTTGGTAGATGTGGACATAATGTGCATGGTTTCAGAGTTCCAGAAAGGTATTGATCAGGACAGACTGAAGTTCTACAAGGCTGGTGGGGTGGCTTGGATACAAAGGGGGAAGTCCATCAGAACAACGACCAAGCTGACCTGCGGCTATGGAGCGCAGTGGAACTGCGGTCAGGTGCAGCGCCTTGCTATGCCGTTCCAATTGGTTACTTGGTCTTGAAACCCTTAAGCCTTGTATGTTCGATAAGTTGATCAAGCGTCTTGAGCGTGAATACCTTGCCTCTAGTCGCGAGGATCATCTTTTTCATGTCTTCACGACGAACGCCGAAACCTCGTCCGCCTATACAGGCGATGACCTCATATTTTGGGCTGTCTGCCGACCGACCGGCGAGGCTCAATTCGCCGAGGTGCTGAATGCGAGTTACCTTGTCTCGAGCTGTGCCGTCGTCTTCGCTAATCTTCGCTTCAATGATGACCTGCGGGTTAAACTCGCTCGGAATAATGAAATCGGGAGACTGATCGAACCCCTCGATACGTTCCGCCCGCTTCGTCTTACGGTAACTGATGCTGGCCTTTGTCAGCACGTCCTCGATGGCCGATTCAAGGCTGTCACCGACCAACTCGCTGACCGAATCGCGTTGACCCGCAAAAGGCCTCCCGAGACAACGCTCGTAGTGAAGCATGGCATAGGGTACCCCCATGCCCGCGATGCTCTTTATGCTGTCGAGTCCGCGACTGGTATCGGCCTTGTTCAAACGATGCAGTTGATCGCCCTCAACTTGCGGCACACCTTCAGCGAGCATCAGACAAGCCGTTTCCACTAACGCTTTTAGCCTTTCCTCGGTTACTCCGTTTGCGTTGAGCGGCGTTTCCGGCGACATCCTGATTTTTCTGTCGATGGTCCTGACAAAACCCTGCGCAACGTTCACGCCGGTTCGCTGGGTCGTCACATAACCCCATTCCGGCGGTGTAAAGCCGAGCATTGTGCGCAGAACCACGATGGAAATGGGCTCCGCCAATGCTGCGGGCAGCACCTTCGTCGTTTCGAGATCGGAGAAGCCCTTTGTCGCGGTCTTAAGCGCCTCGTATCCTCGTTCAAATGCCGGATACTCGACGAACCCAACACCCTTTGGCATTACGAGGAATTCCGACTCCAGGCACGAGAAAACGGCATCAACATACCCTTCCGCATCTCGCAGTATTTCTTCAAAGGGCGCTTCAAAAGGATACTTCGGCATAAGAGCCTCCATATTTTTCGATGTTTTCGCGCACTGTGAACAAGGGCACGCCTCGGAACGAATCTTCCGGTTCAAGAAGGCGTTTCTCGATTTCGGCCCATCCTCCAAATCTCACAATCCAGGATGATACCGCAGACAAGCGCTTGTTGATATCAGCGTTCTTGTTCCAGGACTTGCGAAGGTTCCATATTGCTAGACGGATGAGATGTCCGTAGACAATGCACCTCTTGTCTCCGGTCGTAGGCTTGACATTCCCTAAGCGCAGTTTGGCCAAATCCTCATTTGCGAGTTCGGCGACGCGATCTATTGAATCTACCACCCATTTCCGAGGCACCGTGCCGGTTGATCTACATACGAAAACAGTGTCGATGATCGAGGAGCCGGTTCCGTTGATATGGATGGAAGCTCGCATTTCCGCAGGGCAAGGCAAGGAGGCCGAGCAGGTCAAACCGGCGTCGAGGATGGCGACCGCTAGCGGGTGATATGCCGCAAGATCGTTGTGGTGATAGGTGAAAGCGAGCGGTGCTCCAGGCTTAAGGGCCATTGCCATCTTCTGAAAGACGGATGACAGGCCTTGAGCAAAGTGATCAAGCCCCCTGCCCATGTCTTCGTTGCCGGTCAACTCCTGGGGGTTGCGTGTCGAAAGATTGGCAAATGCATCGGCCTCAGTGAGTATGAGACGACGGAGCCACACGTAACAGAAATCCATCAATTCAGCATATTGAACGTTTCCGTAATAAGGAGGATCGGTGAGGACCGCATCCAACGAAAACGGGGGCAGATCCGCTTGAGCGGCATCATTGCAGTGTAGCGCAACACTCCGCCTTTCAGCCCGTTGCTTGCCGTTTGGATTGTCGCCGATCCATTCCCCCTTGATCGAAACGATTTCCTTTTTCCCCCCCCGATGTCTGATTTCGAACGGACTGTCGCAGTAGGCCTTTGCCTTACGGAATTTCTCGATGATATTTGCCCAGCCGCCGCTGCCTACACAGATGCTCTTGTTCGGCTCAACTATTCCGAGAAAATTGGACTCACACTGAATGAGCCCCACTGGGAACCCATGAACCGAGAAAATATCAAGCGATTTCAGCGCCATGGTGTCATATCGGCAAAGCATGTTCTGGTAGCGCAACAGATCTGAAAGATTGGTCGCAAGAGAGTTCCTGATGCGCTCATTATTTGTACGGGCAATCATCTGGGCGGACAATTCCAATCCGAGGAGTTGCCGGGCATTGAACATTTCCCGGTAGCGGTTATACCCCCAGCGATGAAGCCGATTTGTCTCGTCACCGGAGGGGATGCTATCGTCAGGAACATACATTGCGCGCATTCCTGCCCATTGTTCTTCGGCCTGACATGCCTTAGCCAAATCCTGGGAATCCGGAGCCTTGAAGAATCTGCCGGTGAGGTGTCCTTTGCAGGATGGGCAGTAATATTCAAGCGCGAAAAGTCGATGCCGTGGCGCTCCCAATAACTTGTTGGGAAACGTATTGATGGTCCCGCAGTCGGAGCATTTGCAGCGGCCGTGCTTTGCGGGGCCTTCCAGTGAGAGCCTAGCGCCACAATGCTGGCAATCCCCCAGCGTTTTTCGGTCGACCGTTTCGGTCAATTGCCCACATGTATGACATAGGAAGACATTTTTGGGATGTCTTGAGTCGGAAGCCAGAAGATAGCCGGGGAACAAGTCGATGGTTTTGTCACATCTCTGACAGGAAATCGTTTTCACCCAAAGGAAATACTTGACGTGCGCATCCTCATTTCCGCAAGAAACACATCGTGTACAGTAAAGATGCCCGATCTCCTTCTCCAACTGCCAGCGCAATGAATTAGCCACCTGAAGATACTCCTCCAAGTCGAGATGTTCGATCTCCTGTTTGACGATCCAGTAGGCCATGGGGTTGATGTCGAATCCGGTGATATCACAGCCGAGCCTGTTGGCCTCTATAAGTGGAGTGCCGCCACCCATGAATGGATCGGCGACTTTGATCTCTCTCAGACTGTTTGCCTGGTAAAAGGTCTCCTGTAGGGGCTTATCAAGAAATTCGGAAAGCAACAAGCCGCGGAACAGTGTTCCTGGTCTTCGAGCAAACCACTTATGGACTGCGATAATTGGCCTGTAGTTCTGCTGAATCTGCTTTTCACGCAGAGCAAGGTCAGCTATGAACGAGATGTCGAAATTCCTCTCTATCACAGTCAGGAGCCTTTCACGGCAGTATGCTTCTTAGACGGCCCAACATTCCCTTCTCTACTGCTGCAGCAGTTGTGCGAATGGTACATGAGAATTAGGGACAGTGTCAAAAGCAAGTCTGTTTGACAAGATGTGATATGGTGCTGACCTGCACCCGATCGTCATGCCAACCCAACCTCAGCTTGGATATAAAGCGCAAAGGAAGAGGCTGTTGAGCCTCTCCTCTCCCCTCACGCCGGGGTTCTGAAGGCCGCTCAGTTGCCCTTCTTTGCCCGGTATTTCATCTTCCTCCAGGACTGCTTTACTTACTCAATCTCGGCTTCCCATCCATCTGCTCGTAATGCCTTCGCAGCAGCTTTTGCAGCAGGCTTGGTATCGTAAGCCCCCTCCAGTGTCCAAGTATGTCCGTCCCATTTCCAGGCTTTCTGTGCCATCTTACTTCCCCCTTGTTCTTACAGCTTTCC includes:
- a CDS encoding cold shock domain-containing protein, producing MAKGTIKKLIGDKGYGFIQTEEGKDLFFHQSQLEGVDYSSLKEGQ
- a CDS encoding DUF1156 domain-containing protein yields the protein MIERNFDISFIADLALREKQIQQNYRPIIAVHKWFARRPGTLFRGLLLSEFLDKPLQETFYQANSLREIKVADPFMGGGTPLIEANRLGCDITGFDINPMAYWIVKQEIEHLDLEEYLQVANSLRWQLEKEIGHLYCTRCVSCGNEDAHVKYFLWVKTISCQRCDKTIDLFPGYLLASDSRHPKNVFLCHTCGQLTETVDRKTLGDCQHCGARLSLEGPAKHGRCKCSDCGTINTFPNKLLGAPRHRLFALEYYCPSCKGHLTGRFFKAPDSQDLAKACQAEEQWAGMRAMYVPDDSIPSGDETNRLHRWGYNRYREMFNARQLLGLELSAQMIARTNNERIRNSLATNLSDLLRYQNMLCRYDTMALKSLDIFSVHGFPVGLIQCESNFLGIVEPNKSICVGSGGWANIIEKFRKAKAYCDSPFEIRHRGGKKEIVSIKGEWIGDNPNGKQRAERRSVALHCNDAAQADLPPFSLDAVLTDPPYYGNVQYAELMDFCYVWLRRLILTEADAFANLSTRNPQELTGNEDMGRGLDHFAQGLSSVFQKMAMALKPGAPLAFTYHHNDLAAYHPLAVAILDAGLTCSASLPCPAEMRASIHINGTGSSIIDTVFVCRSTGTVPRKWVVDSIDRVAELANEDLAKLRLGNVKPTTGDKRCIVYGHLIRLAIWNLRKSWNKNADINKRLSAVSSWIVRFGGWAEIEKRLLEPEDSFRGVPLFTVRENIEKYGGSYAEVSF